Proteins from one Bradyrhizobium roseum genomic window:
- a CDS encoding SDR family NAD(P)-dependent oxidoreductase, with amino-acid sequence MDLGLKGARVLITGSTKGIGRAIAETFVAEGANVGICSRNQADVDSAVAALKAKGVAAYGGVVDVSDGAALKGWVNDMASKLGGIDVVVANVSALSIGQDEESWEKEFSTDMMGTVRLVNAAMPYLEKSSAAAIVTISSVSGREVDFASGPYGTFKAAIIHYTQGLAYQLASKGIRANSVSPGNTYFEGGVWNMIKDNNPELYNTALALNPTGRMGTPQEMANGAVFLASRAASFITGTNLVVDGALTRGVQF; translated from the coding sequence ATGGATTTGGGACTCAAGGGAGCCAGGGTTCTCATCACGGGCAGCACCAAGGGAATTGGCAGGGCGATTGCCGAAACATTCGTAGCCGAAGGCGCCAATGTCGGTATTTGCTCGCGCAATCAGGCGGACGTCGATAGCGCGGTTGCGGCGCTCAAGGCAAAAGGCGTCGCGGCCTATGGTGGCGTGGTCGACGTTTCGGATGGAGCGGCGCTGAAGGGCTGGGTCAACGACATGGCATCGAAGCTCGGCGGCATCGATGTCGTGGTCGCCAACGTCAGCGCATTGTCCATCGGACAGGACGAGGAGAGCTGGGAGAAGGAATTCTCCACGGACATGATGGGGACGGTGCGGCTGGTGAATGCCGCCATGCCGTATCTGGAGAAAAGCAGCGCGGCCGCGATCGTGACGATCTCCAGCGTGTCGGGACGCGAGGTCGATTTTGCAAGCGGTCCCTACGGCACGTTCAAGGCCGCGATCATCCACTATACGCAAGGTCTGGCTTATCAATTGGCCAGTAAGGGCATCCGGGCCAATTCCGTGTCTCCGGGCAATACCTACTTCGAGGGAGGGGTCTGGAACATGATCAAGGACAACAACCCCGAACTGTACAACACCGCGCTGGCGCTGAATCCGACCGGCCGCATGGGCACACCGCAGGAGATGGCGAATGGCGCCGTATTTCTTGCGAGCCGAGCCGCCAGTTTCATCACGGGCACGAACCTTGTCGTGGACGGCGCCCTGACGCGCGGTGTTCAGTTTTAG
- a CDS encoding amidase — translation MSADELHYKSISELSERYRRKELRPSEVTQASLERIARLDGRFNGYAVVLAERAVAQAKKYDSEIAKGIWRGPLHGVPIGLKDLCYTTFAPTAGGTKIHAKFVPSFNATIVDRLERAGAVTLGKLKMTEGAYTSHHPDDRAPLNPWNADYWVGSSSSGSGVATSAGLCFGSIGSDTGGSIRFPSATCGLTGIKPTWGRVSRYGVFPLADSLDHVGPMCRSAADAAAMLGVIAGADANDPTALLAPVPNYLARIGDGVRGLRIGVDRKYTQEGVDAQVVAALLEAERTLADLGAEIREVKFPSYEKLVSQWIPMCSVETAEAHLETYPSRKSEYGPDLAQLIEQGRSVSGVEIAAIHHERLKFSGSLAALFEDVDLLLVPTMPMPIPTLAKMGEYGADPDVLLSILRFTAVFDFSGSPTITLPTGMASDRMPLSMQLVGPHLSEQVLARAAHAFQSATDWHTRRPPIG, via the coding sequence ATGTCTGCGGATGAGCTGCACTACAAATCCATATCCGAACTCTCCGAACGGTATCGTCGCAAGGAGCTGCGACCCTCGGAGGTCACTCAGGCAAGCCTCGAGCGTATCGCAAGGCTCGACGGAAGGTTCAACGGATATGCCGTTGTCCTGGCGGAACGAGCCGTGGCGCAGGCCAAGAAGTACGACAGCGAGATCGCCAAGGGCATCTGGCGCGGGCCGCTTCATGGCGTTCCGATCGGGCTGAAGGACCTGTGCTACACGACGTTCGCACCGACCGCGGGCGGTACGAAGATCCACGCGAAATTCGTGCCGTCGTTCAATGCGACCATCGTCGATCGACTGGAGCGCGCCGGTGCGGTAACGCTCGGAAAGCTCAAGATGACGGAGGGCGCCTATACCAGTCATCATCCGGACGATCGGGCCCCGCTCAATCCTTGGAACGCTGACTACTGGGTCGGGTCCTCATCGAGCGGATCCGGCGTCGCGACCTCGGCCGGGCTCTGCTTCGGATCGATCGGAAGCGACACCGGCGGTTCGATCAGGTTTCCATCCGCGACGTGCGGGTTGACCGGAATCAAGCCGACATGGGGCCGCGTCAGCCGGTACGGCGTTTTCCCGTTGGCCGACTCGCTCGATCATGTCGGGCCGATGTGCCGGAGCGCCGCGGATGCTGCGGCGATGCTGGGTGTCATCGCTGGCGCGGATGCGAATGATCCGACGGCTCTGCTGGCTCCCGTGCCGAATTATCTGGCCCGGATTGGCGATGGCGTACGCGGACTCAGGATCGGCGTGGACCGCAAATACACCCAGGAGGGCGTTGACGCGCAGGTCGTGGCAGCCCTGCTGGAAGCGGAGCGCACGCTCGCCGATCTCGGCGCTGAAATCCGTGAGGTCAAATTTCCCTCCTACGAGAAACTCGTCAGTCAATGGATTCCGATGTGCTCGGTGGAGACCGCCGAAGCTCACCTGGAGACATACCCGTCGCGCAAGTCGGAGTACGGTCCAGACCTTGCGCAGTTGATCGAGCAGGGCAGATCGGTAAGTGGTGTCGAGATCGCTGCCATTCATCACGAGCGGCTGAAATTCTCCGGCAGCCTGGCGGCATTGTTCGAAGACGTCGATCTGTTGCTCGTCCCCACAATGCCGATGCCCATTCCGACGCTGGCAAAGATGGGCGAATACGGGGCCGATCCAGACGTATTGTTGAGCATCCTGCGGTTCACGGCCGTCTTCGACTTCAGCGGGAGCCCCACCATTACGCTGCCCACGGGGATGGCTTCAGATCGGATGCCGTTGAGCATGCAACTGGTCGGTCCTCATCTTTCCGAGCAGGTGCTTGCCCGCGCCGCGCATGCCTTCCAGTCGGCGACGGACTGGCATACGCGGCGGCCTCCCATTGGGTGA
- a CDS encoding aminotransferase-like domain-containing protein, translated as MTDWVPDLEPILGPRYLAFVLALDADIAAGHVKPGMRLLPQRDMAQRLGLSVGTVSKAYAEAEQRGLISGEVGRGTFVQRRRPEQRNALGTSDATINLALNVPPYTGEDDLIASTIGDIAATGEMSNLLGYLPHQGLRQHREAIVSWLASLGVTSDAEQIFITHGGQHALSIALGMIAKPGDTVLTETFTYSGMLALSVQNSYRLQGVATDGEGLVPESLDLAFTETGARVVYCMPTLQTPTGSIMPQTRRHAIAAIVRKHDAYLVEDDAYAYLLTPPPRPVSALIPERSFYVMSFAKCLAPGLRIAAMIAPDSFRDRAINAMRATGWMAVPLMAEVVARLITSGDLARQSRMKRDKAALRNAIVRRVLKEWLPPSESAPGFHIWLPLPAGRTMNALVTQAAQAGITLAPPGSLQRMPTEQLGIRLCLGAPATEEILERALIEIRRILEMAEAISFV; from the coding sequence ATGACAGATTGGGTGCCTGACCTCGAGCCGATCCTGGGCCCTCGGTACCTCGCCTTCGTGTTGGCGCTGGATGCCGATATCGCCGCCGGCCATGTCAAACCCGGCATGCGGCTGTTGCCCCAGCGCGACATGGCGCAGCGCCTCGGCCTCAGCGTCGGCACGGTGTCGAAGGCCTATGCCGAAGCCGAGCAGCGCGGCCTGATCTCCGGAGAGGTCGGACGCGGCACCTTCGTTCAACGCCGCCGGCCGGAACAGCGCAACGCGCTCGGCACGTCGGACGCCACCATCAACCTCGCGCTCAATGTGCCGCCCTATACCGGCGAAGACGACCTGATCGCATCGACGATCGGCGATATCGCCGCCACCGGGGAGATGTCGAATCTGCTCGGCTATCTGCCGCATCAAGGCCTTCGTCAGCACCGCGAGGCCATCGTCAGCTGGCTCGCATCGCTCGGAGTGACGTCCGATGCCGAGCAGATTTTCATCACGCATGGCGGCCAGCACGCGCTCTCTATCGCACTCGGAATGATCGCCAAGCCCGGCGATACCGTCCTCACCGAGACATTCACCTATTCCGGCATGCTCGCCCTGTCGGTGCAGAACTCCTATCGGCTGCAAGGGGTTGCGACCGACGGCGAGGGCCTGGTGCCGGAAAGCCTCGACCTCGCTTTTACCGAAACCGGCGCGCGCGTGGTCTATTGCATGCCGACTCTGCAGACACCGACCGGCAGCATCATGCCGCAAACACGGCGGCACGCCATTGCCGCGATCGTGCGCAAGCACGACGCTTATCTGGTCGAAGATGACGCCTACGCCTATCTGCTGACGCCGCCGCCGCGGCCCGTCTCTGCGTTGATTCCCGAGCGCAGTTTCTATGTCATGAGCTTCGCCAAGTGCCTGGCACCCGGGCTGCGGATCGCCGCGATGATCGCGCCGGACTCGTTCCGCGACCGTGCCATCAATGCCATGCGGGCCACCGGCTGGATGGCGGTCCCATTGATGGCCGAAGTGGTGGCGCGGCTGATCACCAGCGGCGACCTTGCCCGGCAGTCCCGGATGAAGCGCGACAAGGCGGCGCTGCGCAATGCCATCGTGCGGCGTGTGCTGAAGGAATGGCTGCCGCCTTCTGAATCTGCACCCGGCTTTCACATCTGGTTGCCGCTGCCCGCGGGCCGCACGATGAATGCACTGGTGACACAGGCCGCACAGGCCGGCATCACGCTGGCGCCTCCCGGCTCGCTGCAGCGCATGCCGACCGAACAACTCGGAATCCGGCTTTGTCTCGGCGCACCGGCGACCGAGGAAATTCTGGAGCGCGCGCTGATCGAGATCAGGCGCATCCTGGAAATGGCTGAGGCGATCTCTTTCGTCTGA
- a CDS encoding methyl-accepting chemotaxis protein, producing the protein MLARYSIRAKITIVVCFLLIAMSTMGGLAMKQMSDINASTVEIASSWLPSVRVLGEIRAATITYRAIARSHLLATTEPGKQAQEVLLKKWIENVEKAHKRYEPMINSAEERAFYTESKAAWNEYLDGVKQVLILSRKNEDNEARTLHAKASLAGVKSDEILQKAIDLNNKGADHAAANAAESYAAAMKMVLMSLVLAMIVGIGAAVLLVRDVSTGIKSIVTPMQALGAGDLTAMVPHQGEQTEIGDMANSLQVFKEALIAKKAADEAAAIDAEEKIRRGERVNAITRDFEALIGEIVGTVASASKELEASAGTLTSAAERSQKLTTVVASASAEASTNVQSVASATEEMASSVNEISRQVQESANIASQAVDEARKTNNRVGELVKAAARIGDVVELINTIAGQTNLLALNATIEAARAGDAGRGFAVVASEVKALAEQTAKATGEISQQISSIQAATQESVGAIKDIGDTIGRMSEISSSIASAVEQQGAATKEISRNVQRAADGTMQVSSNITDVQRGASETGSASTQVLSAAQSLSSESNRLKIEVSNFLSSVRAA; encoded by the coding sequence ATGCTCGCCCGCTATTCTATCCGCGCCAAGATCACAATCGTGGTGTGCTTCCTGTTGATCGCAATGTCGACGATGGGCGGGCTGGCCATGAAGCAGATGAGCGACATCAACGCCTCGACCGTTGAGATCGCCAGCAGCTGGCTGCCGAGCGTGCGCGTGCTCGGTGAAATCAGGGCGGCTACTATCACCTACCGAGCCATCGCGCGCTCCCATCTGCTTGCAACCACCGAGCCCGGCAAGCAGGCGCAGGAAGTCCTGCTGAAGAAATGGATCGAGAACGTCGAGAAGGCCCACAAACGCTACGAGCCCATGATCAACTCGGCGGAGGAGCGCGCCTTTTACACGGAGTCCAAGGCCGCCTGGAATGAGTATCTGGACGGTGTGAAACAGGTGTTGATCCTGTCCCGCAAGAACGAGGACAATGAAGCGCGCACCCTGCACGCCAAGGCGTCGCTTGCCGGGGTAAAATCCGACGAGATCCTTCAGAAGGCCATCGACCTCAACAACAAGGGCGCCGACCATGCCGCCGCCAACGCGGCGGAAAGCTACGCCGCGGCCATGAAGATGGTGCTGATGTCGCTCGTGCTGGCCATGATCGTCGGAATCGGCGCCGCCGTCCTGCTGGTGCGCGACGTCTCCACCGGCATCAAGTCGATCGTGACGCCGATGCAGGCGCTGGGCGCTGGCGACCTCACCGCGATGGTGCCGCATCAGGGAGAGCAAACGGAAATCGGCGACATGGCAAACAGCCTGCAGGTTTTCAAGGAAGCGCTGATTGCCAAGAAGGCTGCCGACGAAGCCGCCGCGATCGATGCCGAAGAAAAGATTCGGCGCGGCGAACGCGTCAACGCCATCACCCGCGATTTCGAAGCTCTGATCGGCGAGATCGTCGGGACGGTTGCCTCGGCTTCAAAGGAGCTCGAAGCCTCCGCCGGCACCCTGACAAGCGCCGCCGAACGTTCGCAGAAGCTAACCACCGTGGTCGCCTCGGCCTCCGCGGAAGCTTCCACCAACGTCCAGTCGGTGGCATCGGCCACCGAAGAGATGGCCTCCTCGGTCAACGAGATCAGCCGCCAGGTACAAGAATCCGCCAATATCGCAAGCCAGGCGGTCGACGAGGCACGCAAGACCAACAACCGCGTCGGCGAATTGGTGAAGGCCGCGGCCCGGATCGGCGACGTTGTCGAACTGATCAACACCATTGCCGGCCAGACCAACTTGCTGGCGCTGAACGCCACCATCGAAGCGGCGCGGGCGGGCGATGCCGGCCGCGGGTTTGCCGTCGTCGCTTCCGAAGTGAAGGCGCTGGCCGAGCAGACGGCAAAAGCCACCGGCGAGATCAGTCAGCAGATTTCCAGCATCCAGGCGGCAACCCAGGAATCGGTCGGTGCCATCAAGGACATCGGCGACACCATCGGCCGGATGTCGGAGATTTCCTCGAGCATTGCCTCGGCGGTGGAACAGCAGGGCGCGGCGACCAAGGAAATCTCGCGCAACGTGCAGCGGGCGGCAGACGGCACCATGCAGGTATCGTCAAACATCACAGACGTGCAGCGCGGCGCTTCCGAGACCGGATCTGCGTCTACGCAGGTGCTGTCGGCCGCGCAGTCCCTGTCCTCTGAAAGCAACCGGCTGAAGATCGAAGTGAGCAACTTCTTGAGTTCGGTGCGAGCGGCATAG